One Mesoplodon densirostris isolate mMesDen1 chromosome X, mMesDen1 primary haplotype, whole genome shotgun sequence genomic region harbors:
- the PPP1R3F gene encoding protein phosphatase 1 regulatory subunit 3F isoform X2 — translation MAVAAGQDGVSGGADEDDDGEDGDEGEEEEEACPEPSPLCPVPAGGGFYLVPTFSLPPAPGRLERLGRVMVELEALLPPPGAVPGGAGVWVPGGRPPVLRGLVRVLNRSFEKAVHVRASHDGWASFCDHPARYVPRSPPGAGAGGPGAGDPILDLGLGLGPGQAPASSPDDGGRTDRFAFQLPFAEGAGDGARLDFVVRYETPEGTFWANNHGRNYTVLLRIAPAPTPSDAEGLPQQQQLQQLEPQPECQGPVEAEARQLKSCMKPVRRRPNEEKLRMKSADDNTPAVERPDVQESVGPLVAPTPLRPWPQMTLQVSEVTVAGKPPEEGDVPRSSPRVAFTEVPQAPAIRIPLSSSLCGLGGSPRDQASGPDASEGAAGPLLEPSQRQVEATWEVSRENGRGRKDPIVGAIMDEPPGGLEVVSGLEELLGEDTIDQELEQLYLSHLSRLRAAVAAGGTGGGGEGPTDGGVSPSHPLGILTDRDLILKWPGPERALNSALAEEITLHYARLGRGVELIKDTEDPDEEGEGEEGLSIIPSSPEGDTPKESPPEILSGAHPVVATMGDVWLPWAEGSGCNSPVVLSMEGQFTGAPEKGMGKDSDSLHLNRVIAGVTGSPGGTEVQMEFTTELADRSVSISGKEPAAPVLQGQDLPLLGSLGAEVCPSSLARPHVSSQDEEGSGPSLEPPKRSPTLAAPAERVCVLPPQLWGPLTQTLGVLAGLVVVPVALNSGMSLLVLALCLSLAWFS, via the exons ATGGCGGTGGCGGCCGGGCAAGATGGCGTCAGCGGCGGGGCTGACGAGGACGACGATGGCGAGGATGGGGatgaaggggaggaggaagaggaggcttgCCCCGAGCCCTCGCCGCTGTGCCCCGTTCCCGCTGGCGGGGGGTTTTACCTGGTGCCCACATTTTCGCTGCCGCCCGCGCCGGGCCGTCTGGAGCGCTTGGGGCGCGTCATGGTGGAGCTGGAGGCACTGCTGCCGCCTCCCGGAGCGGTCCCCGGGGGTGCCGGGGTGTGGGTGCCTGGGGGGCGCCCGCCGGTGCTGCGCGGGTTGGTCCGCGTGCTCAACCGCTCCTTTGAGAAGGCGGTGCACGTGCGGGCCTCACACGACGGCTGGGCTTCCTTCTGCGACCACCCAGCGCGCTACGTCCCGCGCAGCCCGCCGGGGGCAGGAGCGGGAGGACCAGGAGCAGGAGATCCCATCCTGGATCTGGGCCTTGGCTTGGGCCCTGGCCAGGCGCCCGCCTCCTCGCCCGACGACGGCGGCCGCACCGACCGCTTTGCCTTCCAGCTGCCCTTTGCTGAGGGTGCGGGCGATGGGGCGCGCCTGGACTTCGTGGTGCGCTATGAGACCCCCGAGGGCACTTTCTGGGCCAACAACCACGGCCGCAACTACACAGTCCTGCTCCGGATTGCACCCGCTCCCACACCCAGTGATGCCGAAGGGCTgccccagcagcagcagctgcagcagctggaGCCACAGCCCGAGTGCCAGGGTCCCGTGGAGGCTGAGGCCAGGCAGCTGAAGAGCTGCATGAAGCCGGTGAGGCGCAG GCCTAACGAGGAGAAGCTGAGGATGAAGAGTGCAGACGATAATACCCCTGCTGTGG AGCGTCCTGATGTCCAGGAGTCAGTGGGTCCCTTGGTGGCCCCCACGCCTCTCCGTCCGTGGCCCCAGATGACACTTCAG GTTTCTGAAGTTACAGTGGCTGGCAAACCCCCAGAGGAAGGTGATGTTCCCAGAAGCAGTCCACGTGTGGCTTTCACAGAGGTCCCCCAGGCACCGGCCATCAGGattcccctctcttcctccctctgtggCCTGGGTGGCTCTCCCAGGGACCAGGCCTCAGGGCCCGATGCAAGTGAGGGGGCAGCTGGGCCTCTCCTGGAACCCAGCCAGCGACAGGTGGAGGCCACGTGGGAAGTATCCAGAGAGAATGGAAGGGGCCGAAAGGACCCCATAGTGGGAGCTATCATGGATGAGCCCCCCGGGGGTCTGGAGGTCGTGAGTGGGTTGGAGGAGCTGCTTGGCGAGGACACCATTGACCAGGAGCTGGAGCAGCTCTACCTGTCCCACCTGAGCCGCCTGCGGGCTGCCGTGGCTGCTGGTGGGAcaggaggtggtggggagggccccACAGATGGGGGGGTATCTCCCAGCCATCCCCTGGGCATACTCACGGACCGCGACCTGATCTTGAAGTGGCCTGGCCCCGAGCGGGCCCTGAACAGTGCCCTGGCTGAGGAGATCACGCTGCACTATGCCAGGCTGGGGCGTGGTGTGGAGCTCATCAAGGACACCGAGGACCCTgatgaggagggggagggggaagaggggctCTCCATCATACCCTCCAGCCCAGAAGGGGACACCCCCAAGGAATCGCCTCCGGAAATCCTCTCTGGGGCCCATCCTGTGGTAGCCACTATGGGAGATGTGTGGCTCCCGTGGGCAGAAGGCTCAGGATGTAACAGCCCTGTGGTTCTGAGTATGGAGGGTCAGTTCACTGGGGCTCCAGAGAAGGGGATGGGCAAGGACTCTGACTCTTTGCATTTGAATAGGGTGATAGCTGGGGTGACTGGGTCACCGGGGGGGACAGAAGTCCAGATGGAGTTTACCACTGAGTTGGCAGACAGATCGGTTTCTATATCCGGCAAGGAGCCAGCTGCTCCAGTCCTGCAGGGGCAAGATCTCCCCCTCCTTGGTTCCTTGGGGGCTGAAGTCTGTCCTTCCAGCCTGGCCAGGCCCCATGTGAGCTCCCAGGATGAAGAGGGTTCAGGCCCAAGCCTTGAGCCCCCAAAGAGGTCTCCTACCCTAGCAGCCCCTGCAGAGAGAGTGTGTGTATTGCCTCCCCAGCTCTGGGGGCCCTTGACCCAGACTCTGGGAGTCCTGGCTGGGCTGGTGGTGGTCCCTGTGGCTCTGAACAGTGGTATGTCCCTCCTGGTGCTTGCGCTGTGCCTCTCTCTGGCCTGGTTCTCGTAG
- the PPP1R3F gene encoding protein phosphatase 1 regulatory subunit 3F isoform X1, with protein MARTAPVEPPLRHPAPPSPAAGEPRTSVEAAVAPRRVLFADEALGLPLAQLRRYRPWGGPGAGKMAVAAGQDGVSGGADEDDDGEDGDEGEEEEEACPEPSPLCPVPAGGGFYLVPTFSLPPAPGRLERLGRVMVELEALLPPPGAVPGGAGVWVPGGRPPVLRGLVRVLNRSFEKAVHVRASHDGWASFCDHPARYVPRSPPGAGAGGPGAGDPILDLGLGLGPGQAPASSPDDGGRTDRFAFQLPFAEGAGDGARLDFVVRYETPEGTFWANNHGRNYTVLLRIAPAPTPSDAEGLPQQQQLQQLEPQPECQGPVEAEARQLKSCMKPVRRRPNEEKLRMKSADDNTPAVAERPDVQESVGPLVAPTPLRPWPQMTLQVSEVTVAGKPPEEGDVPRSSPRVAFTEVPQAPAIRIPLSSSLCGLGGSPRDQASGPDASEGAAGPLLEPSQRQVEATWEVSRENGRGRKDPIVGAIMDEPPGGLEVVSGLEELLGEDTIDQELEQLYLSHLSRLRAAVAAGGTGGGGEGPTDGGVSPSHPLGILTDRDLILKWPGPERALNSALAEEITLHYARLGRGVELIKDTEDPDEEGEGEEGLSIIPSSPEGDTPKESPPEILSGAHPVVATMGDVWLPWAEGSGCNSPVVLSMEGQFTGAPEKGMGKDSDSLHLNRVIAGVTGSPGGTEVQMEFTTELADRSVSISGKEPAAPVLQGQDLPLLGSLGAEVCPSSLARPHVSSQDEEGSGPSLEPPKRSPTLAAPAERVCVLPPQLWGPLTQTLGVLAGLVVVPVALNSGMSLLVLALCLSLAWFS; from the exons ATGGCGCGCACGGCCCCTGTGGAGCCCCCGCTGCGGCATCCCGCGCCCCCCTCGCCGGCCGCGGGCGAGCCCCGCACCTCAGTCGAGGCAGCGGTGGCCCCGCGGAGGGTGCTGTTCGCCGACGAGGCCCTGGGGCTGCCGCTGGCGCAGCTGCGCCGCTACCGGCCGTGGGGCGGGCCCGGGGCGGGCAAGATGGCGGTGGCGGCCGGGCAAGATGGCGTCAGCGGCGGGGCTGACGAGGACGACGATGGCGAGGATGGGGatgaaggggaggaggaagaggaggcttgCCCCGAGCCCTCGCCGCTGTGCCCCGTTCCCGCTGGCGGGGGGTTTTACCTGGTGCCCACATTTTCGCTGCCGCCCGCGCCGGGCCGTCTGGAGCGCTTGGGGCGCGTCATGGTGGAGCTGGAGGCACTGCTGCCGCCTCCCGGAGCGGTCCCCGGGGGTGCCGGGGTGTGGGTGCCTGGGGGGCGCCCGCCGGTGCTGCGCGGGTTGGTCCGCGTGCTCAACCGCTCCTTTGAGAAGGCGGTGCACGTGCGGGCCTCACACGACGGCTGGGCTTCCTTCTGCGACCACCCAGCGCGCTACGTCCCGCGCAGCCCGCCGGGGGCAGGAGCGGGAGGACCAGGAGCAGGAGATCCCATCCTGGATCTGGGCCTTGGCTTGGGCCCTGGCCAGGCGCCCGCCTCCTCGCCCGACGACGGCGGCCGCACCGACCGCTTTGCCTTCCAGCTGCCCTTTGCTGAGGGTGCGGGCGATGGGGCGCGCCTGGACTTCGTGGTGCGCTATGAGACCCCCGAGGGCACTTTCTGGGCCAACAACCACGGCCGCAACTACACAGTCCTGCTCCGGATTGCACCCGCTCCCACACCCAGTGATGCCGAAGGGCTgccccagcagcagcagctgcagcagctggaGCCACAGCCCGAGTGCCAGGGTCCCGTGGAGGCTGAGGCCAGGCAGCTGAAGAGCTGCATGAAGCCGGTGAGGCGCAG GCCTAACGAGGAGAAGCTGAGGATGAAGAGTGCAGACGATAATACCCCTGCTGTGG CAGAGCGTCCTGATGTCCAGGAGTCAGTGGGTCCCTTGGTGGCCCCCACGCCTCTCCGTCCGTGGCCCCAGATGACACTTCAG GTTTCTGAAGTTACAGTGGCTGGCAAACCCCCAGAGGAAGGTGATGTTCCCAGAAGCAGTCCACGTGTGGCTTTCACAGAGGTCCCCCAGGCACCGGCCATCAGGattcccctctcttcctccctctgtggCCTGGGTGGCTCTCCCAGGGACCAGGCCTCAGGGCCCGATGCAAGTGAGGGGGCAGCTGGGCCTCTCCTGGAACCCAGCCAGCGACAGGTGGAGGCCACGTGGGAAGTATCCAGAGAGAATGGAAGGGGCCGAAAGGACCCCATAGTGGGAGCTATCATGGATGAGCCCCCCGGGGGTCTGGAGGTCGTGAGTGGGTTGGAGGAGCTGCTTGGCGAGGACACCATTGACCAGGAGCTGGAGCAGCTCTACCTGTCCCACCTGAGCCGCCTGCGGGCTGCCGTGGCTGCTGGTGGGAcaggaggtggtggggagggccccACAGATGGGGGGGTATCTCCCAGCCATCCCCTGGGCATACTCACGGACCGCGACCTGATCTTGAAGTGGCCTGGCCCCGAGCGGGCCCTGAACAGTGCCCTGGCTGAGGAGATCACGCTGCACTATGCCAGGCTGGGGCGTGGTGTGGAGCTCATCAAGGACACCGAGGACCCTgatgaggagggggagggggaagaggggctCTCCATCATACCCTCCAGCCCAGAAGGGGACACCCCCAAGGAATCGCCTCCGGAAATCCTCTCTGGGGCCCATCCTGTGGTAGCCACTATGGGAGATGTGTGGCTCCCGTGGGCAGAAGGCTCAGGATGTAACAGCCCTGTGGTTCTGAGTATGGAGGGTCAGTTCACTGGGGCTCCAGAGAAGGGGATGGGCAAGGACTCTGACTCTTTGCATTTGAATAGGGTGATAGCTGGGGTGACTGGGTCACCGGGGGGGACAGAAGTCCAGATGGAGTTTACCACTGAGTTGGCAGACAGATCGGTTTCTATATCCGGCAAGGAGCCAGCTGCTCCAGTCCTGCAGGGGCAAGATCTCCCCCTCCTTGGTTCCTTGGGGGCTGAAGTCTGTCCTTCCAGCCTGGCCAGGCCCCATGTGAGCTCCCAGGATGAAGAGGGTTCAGGCCCAAGCCTTGAGCCCCCAAAGAGGTCTCCTACCCTAGCAGCCCCTGCAGAGAGAGTGTGTGTATTGCCTCCCCAGCTCTGGGGGCCCTTGACCCAGACTCTGGGAGTCCTGGCTGGGCTGGTGGTGGTCCCTGTGGCTCTGAACAGTGGTATGTCCCTCCTGGTGCTTGCGCTGTGCCTCTCTCTGGCCTGGTTCTCGTAG
- the PPP1R3F gene encoding protein phosphatase 1 regulatory subunit 3F isoform X3, with protein sequence MKSADDNTPAVAERPDVQESVGPLVAPTPLRPWPQMTLQVSEVTVAGKPPEEGDVPRSSPRVAFTEVPQAPAIRIPLSSSLCGLGGSPRDQASGPDASEGAAGPLLEPSQRQVEATWEVSRENGRGRKDPIVGAIMDEPPGGLEVVSGLEELLGEDTIDQELEQLYLSHLSRLRAAVAAGGTGGGGEGPTDGGVSPSHPLGILTDRDLILKWPGPERALNSALAEEITLHYARLGRGVELIKDTEDPDEEGEGEEGLSIIPSSPEGDTPKESPPEILSGAHPVVATMGDVWLPWAEGSGCNSPVVLSMEGQFTGAPEKGMGKDSDSLHLNRVIAGVTGSPGGTEVQMEFTTELADRSVSISGKEPAAPVLQGQDLPLLGSLGAEVCPSSLARPHVSSQDEEGSGPSLEPPKRSPTLAAPAERVCVLPPQLWGPLTQTLGVLAGLVVVPVALNSGMSLLVLALCLSLAWFS encoded by the exons ATGAAGAGTGCAGACGATAATACCCCTGCTGTGG CAGAGCGTCCTGATGTCCAGGAGTCAGTGGGTCCCTTGGTGGCCCCCACGCCTCTCCGTCCGTGGCCCCAGATGACACTTCAG GTTTCTGAAGTTACAGTGGCTGGCAAACCCCCAGAGGAAGGTGATGTTCCCAGAAGCAGTCCACGTGTGGCTTTCACAGAGGTCCCCCAGGCACCGGCCATCAGGattcccctctcttcctccctctgtggCCTGGGTGGCTCTCCCAGGGACCAGGCCTCAGGGCCCGATGCAAGTGAGGGGGCAGCTGGGCCTCTCCTGGAACCCAGCCAGCGACAGGTGGAGGCCACGTGGGAAGTATCCAGAGAGAATGGAAGGGGCCGAAAGGACCCCATAGTGGGAGCTATCATGGATGAGCCCCCCGGGGGTCTGGAGGTCGTGAGTGGGTTGGAGGAGCTGCTTGGCGAGGACACCATTGACCAGGAGCTGGAGCAGCTCTACCTGTCCCACCTGAGCCGCCTGCGGGCTGCCGTGGCTGCTGGTGGGAcaggaggtggtggggagggccccACAGATGGGGGGGTATCTCCCAGCCATCCCCTGGGCATACTCACGGACCGCGACCTGATCTTGAAGTGGCCTGGCCCCGAGCGGGCCCTGAACAGTGCCCTGGCTGAGGAGATCACGCTGCACTATGCCAGGCTGGGGCGTGGTGTGGAGCTCATCAAGGACACCGAGGACCCTgatgaggagggggagggggaagaggggctCTCCATCATACCCTCCAGCCCAGAAGGGGACACCCCCAAGGAATCGCCTCCGGAAATCCTCTCTGGGGCCCATCCTGTGGTAGCCACTATGGGAGATGTGTGGCTCCCGTGGGCAGAAGGCTCAGGATGTAACAGCCCTGTGGTTCTGAGTATGGAGGGTCAGTTCACTGGGGCTCCAGAGAAGGGGATGGGCAAGGACTCTGACTCTTTGCATTTGAATAGGGTGATAGCTGGGGTGACTGGGTCACCGGGGGGGACAGAAGTCCAGATGGAGTTTACCACTGAGTTGGCAGACAGATCGGTTTCTATATCCGGCAAGGAGCCAGCTGCTCCAGTCCTGCAGGGGCAAGATCTCCCCCTCCTTGGTTCCTTGGGGGCTGAAGTCTGTCCTTCCAGCCTGGCCAGGCCCCATGTGAGCTCCCAGGATGAAGAGGGTTCAGGCCCAAGCCTTGAGCCCCCAAAGAGGTCTCCTACCCTAGCAGCCCCTGCAGAGAGAGTGTGTGTATTGCCTCCCCAGCTCTGGGGGCCCTTGACCCAGACTCTGGGAGTCCTGGCTGGGCTGGTGGTGGTCCCTGTGGCTCTGAACAGTGGTATGTCCCTCCTGGTGCTTGCGCTGTGCCTCTCTCTGGCCTGGTTCTCGTAG